A genomic window from Salvelinus alpinus chromosome 10, SLU_Salpinus.1, whole genome shotgun sequence includes:
- the LOC139532276 gene encoding beta-1,3-galactosyltransferase 1-like gives MPSKVSCLYLLTVVCWASALWYLSLSRPSTSYVGQLSIPIRQKTKLTKNVTFSNIRTRPLNPHAFDFIINEPKKCETEAPFLVILISTTHKEFDARQAIRETWGDESTFGDGVRVLTLFLLGRNTDPVLNQMVEQESQIFHDVVVEDFIDSYHNLTLKTLMGMRWVATFCPKAQYVLKTDSDIYVNMENLVYNLLKPATKPRRRYFTGYVINGGPIRDMRSKWYMPRDLYPEAKYPPFCSGTGYVFSADVAELIYKTSLHTRLLHLEDVYVGLCLRKLGIHPFQNSGFNHWKMAYSLCRYRRVVTVHQISPEEMHRIWNDMTSKKHLKC, from the coding sequence ATGCCTTCAAAGGTCAGCTGCTTATACTTGTTGACGGTCGTTTGCTGGGCTAGCGCTCTCTGGTACCTGAGTCTGTCCCGTCCCTCCACCTCCTACGTGGGCCAGCTGTCCATCCCCATCCGCCAGAAGACCAAGCTCACCAAGAACGTGACCTTCAGCAATATACGGACTCGGCCGCTCAACCCGCACGCCTTCGACTTTATCATCAACGAGCCCAAGAAATGTGAGACGGAGGCACCTTTCTTAGTCATCCTGATCAGCACCACCCACAAGGAGTTTGACGCACGTCAAGCGATTCGAGAGACGTGGGGCGACGAGAGCACGTTCGGCGATGGCGTTCGTGTCCTCACACTCTTCCTGCTTGGGAGGAACACGGATCCGGTGCTCAACCAGATGGTGGAACAGGAGAGCCAGATCTTCCACGATGTCGTGGTGGAGGACTTCATAGACTCCTACCACAACCTCACCCTCAAGACCCTGATGGGCATGCGCTGGGTGGCCACCTTCTGCCCCAAGGCACAGTACGTCCTCAAGACAGACTCGGACATCTACGTTAACATGGAGAACCTGGTCTACAACCTCCTCAAGCCCGCCACCAAGCCGCGGAGACGCTACTTCACGGGCTACGTCATCAACGGAGGTCCGATCAGAGACATGCGCAGTAAGTGGTACATGCCCAGAGACCTTTACCCTGAGGCTAAGTACCCGCCCTTCTGTTCGGGCACGGGGTACGTGTTCTCGGCGGATGTGGCCGAGCTCATCTACAAGACGTCCCTGCACACCAGACTGCTCCACTTGGAGGATGTGTACGTGGGGCTGTGCCTTCGTAAGCTGGGCATCCACCCCTTCCAGAACAGCGGCTTCAACCACTGGAAGATGGCCTACAGTCTGTGCCGCTACAGACGGGTCGTAACGGTCCACCAGATCTCCCCGGAGGAGATGCACCGCATCTGGAATGACATGACCAGCAAGAAACACCTCAAGTGTTAA